One Lutzomyia longipalpis isolate SR_M1_2022 chromosome 4, ASM2433408v1 DNA segment encodes these proteins:
- the LOC129796565 gene encoding uncharacterized protein LOC129796565 — MSRRQNSTVAMPMGPKELSAIIQRFDPDLADCVDTEDWLVEVENARLMYHWEERITILYASMRLRGPAEKWFHGAKARLDTWAKFRDELLQFFPTVVDFAKIHKQLDSRRKAKNETTSSYFHNMMALAAKAKVDDKTTMKYIIMGLPSESLRTSLLTQNFASLPQLLRVLIDAEQGNENADDPKQDRRYSKRNFGQNSGRYHPYRHGKKDDNGESQREVHRGAKSEKEQKTTKEQRSSEKLCYKCKKPGHLIAQCPQ; from the coding sequence ATGTCGAGAAGGCAAAACTCCACGGTTGCCATGCCCATGGGACCAAAGGAACTAAGCGCAATAATCCAGCGATTTGATCCAGATTTGGCCGACTGCGTTGACACAGAGGATTGGCTTGTAGAAGTTGAAAATGCGCGTTTGATGTATCATTGGGAAGAGAGGATTACAATCCTTTATGCGTCCATGCGACTGAGGGGACCCGCTGAAAAGTGGTTCCATGGCGCCAAAGCGAGGCTGGATACGTGGGCGAAATTTCGCGATGAATTGCTACAATTCTTCCCTACCGTGGTGGATTTCGCGAAAATACACAAACAACTCGACAGCCGTCGCAAGGCGAAGAATGAAACAACCTCATCGTACTTCCACAACATGATGGCCCTAGCGGCGAAGGCCAAGGTTGATGACAAAACCACcatgaaatatataataatggGCCTTCCATCCGAGTCGTTGAGGACATCATTGTTGACGCAAAATTTCGCATCTCTTCCACAACTTCTCCGTGTGCTAATTGATGCGGAACAAGGCAATGAAAACGCAGACGATCCCAAGCAAGACAGGCGCTATTCCAAGCGCAACTTTGGGCAGAATTCAGGCCGCTACCATCCGTACCGCCATGGCAAGAAGGATGACAATGGAGAATCTCAGCGTGAAGTACACAGGGGAGCCAAAAGTGAGAAAGAGCAGAAAACCACCAAGGAGCAACGGAGCTCTGAGAAACTTTGCTACAAATGCAAGAAGCCCGGACATTTGATTGCTCAGTGCCCACAATAA